One window from the genome of Musa acuminata AAA Group cultivar baxijiao chromosome BXJ1-4, Cavendish_Baxijiao_AAA, whole genome shotgun sequence encodes:
- the LOC103981351 gene encoding sm-like protein LSM8, protein MSTGPGLESLVDQTISVITNDGRNIVGVLRGFDQATNIILDESHERVYSTKEGVQQLVLGLYIIRGDNISVVGELDEELDANLDLSKLRAHPLKPVIH, encoded by the exons ATGTCAACAGGCCCTGGACTCGAGTCATTGGTAGATC AAACAATATCAGTCATTACAAATGATGGGCGCAACATTGTG GGAGTTTTGAGAGGCTTTGACCAGGCTACAAATATTATTCTTGATGAATCTCATGAGAGGGTTTACTCTACCAAG GAAGGTGTGCAGCAACTTGTCTTAGGGCTCTATATTATAAGAGGCGATAACAT AAGTGTAGTGGGAGAGTTAGATGAAGAACTGGATGCAAATCTCGACTTGTCCAAACTCAGGGCGCATCCTCTTAAACCTGTGATACATTAA
- the LOC103981355 gene encoding uncharacterized protein LOC103981355 yields MEEKYLDMVMVPLGLLLQATYHIWLFFTIVRHPSRTVIGVNAQVKHRWLRAMMTDPLGNGTLAVQTLRNDIMASTALATTAVTLASLISVFVSATTSTATSSLVYGNKSSVVRSIKYFALLLCFILAFLCNVQSVRYHTHAGFLMSQPVAGPVSPEHAARSLDRGSLFWSLGLRAFYVSFTLFLWVFGPIPMLASSVVMCCLLFFLDTTTELPRAFHVSSFTVEEDVKEEV; encoded by the exons ATGGAGGAGAAATATTTGGACATGGTGATGGTTCCGCTGGGTCTCCTGCTTCAGGCCACCTACCACATATGGCTCTTCTTCACCATAGTCCGACATCCCAGTCGCACTGTCATCGGCGTGAACGCCCAGGTCAAGCACCGGTGGCTCAGAGCCATGATGACT GACCCGCTCGGGAACGGCACCCTGGCGGTGCAAACGCTGAGGAACGACATCATGGCGTCCACCGCGCTGGCCACCACCGCCGTCACCCTCGCCTCCCTCATCAGCGTCTTCGTCAGCGCCACCACTAGCACCGCCACCTCTTCCCTCGTCTACGGCAATAAGTCCTCCGTGGTGCGCTCCATCAAGTACTTCGCCCTCTTGCTCTGCTTCATCCTCGCCTTCCTCTGCAACGTGCAGTCCGTCCGGTACCACACGCACGCCGGCTTCCTCATGAGCCAGCCGGTGGCAGGGCCCGTCTCGCCGGAGCACGCCGCGAGGAGCTTGGACCGAGGCAGCCTCTTCTGGTCTCTCGGCCTGAGGGCGTTCTACGTgtccttcaccctcttcctctGGGTTTTTGGGCCGATACCGATGCTGGCGAGCAGCGTGGTGATGTGCTGCCTGCTCTTCTTCTTGGACACCACCACGGAGCTTCCTCGGGCGTTTCATGTCTCCTCCTTCACTGTCGAAGAAGATGTCAAAGAGGAAGTGTAA